A single window of [Clostridium] hylemonae DSM 15053 DNA harbors:
- a CDS encoding DNA alkylation repair protein: protein MPDLLKNVYNYNSLQKLAHTIQSAYPPFQADKFLQTTMDETWDKLELKARVRKISTSLAAYLPEDYSRALAILDKAAAVFTNGFFGIFFPDFIEVFGQDEENWDLSMSALERYTQYSTSEFAVRPFIISHEERMMAQMYAWSGHENEHVRRLSSEGCRPLLPWGQALVKYKKDPSPVLPILERLKADPSLYVRKSVANNLNDISKTHPDLVISLAKEWYGKNEYTDWIVKHGCRTLLKKGNREILALFGYHDSASIKVDGFTLEPAAVPMGEDITFSFSISTEEAAKVRLEYAVDYMKANGKRSSKVFQISEITLGRNEKKSCTKKHSFAEMTTRKHYPGVHTITLIVNGAKRERQDFELTAGPGRTR, encoded by the coding sequence ATGCCAGACTTATTAAAAAACGTGTACAACTACAATTCCCTCCAAAAACTGGCGCACACCATACAATCCGCCTACCCTCCATTTCAGGCTGATAAATTTCTGCAGACAACAATGGACGAGACGTGGGATAAGCTGGAGTTAAAAGCCAGAGTCCGGAAAATCAGCACAAGCCTGGCCGCATACCTGCCGGAAGACTACAGCAGAGCGCTTGCCATACTCGATAAAGCGGCCGCAGTCTTCACGAATGGGTTTTTCGGCATCTTTTTTCCGGATTTCATAGAGGTCTTCGGGCAGGATGAAGAGAACTGGGATCTGTCAATGAGCGCTCTGGAGCGCTATACTCAGTATTCAACTTCCGAATTTGCCGTAAGGCCGTTTATCATCAGCCATGAGGAGCGTATGATGGCACAGATGTACGCCTGGTCCGGGCATGAAAATGAACATGTCCGCAGACTGTCCAGTGAAGGCTGCCGGCCTCTGCTGCCGTGGGGTCAGGCCCTGGTCAAATATAAAAAGGACCCGTCGCCTGTACTGCCCATACTGGAGCGGCTGAAAGCAGATCCTTCCCTGTACGTGCGAAAGAGTGTTGCCAATAATCTGAATGATATTTCCAAAACACACCCGGATCTGGTCATCAGTCTGGCCAAAGAATGGTACGGCAAAAATGAATACACAGACTGGATCGTAAAGCATGGATGCAGAACACTGCTCAAAAAGGGGAACAGAGAGATCCTTGCTCTGTTCGGATATCATGATTCCGCGTCCATAAAAGTAGACGGATTCACACTGGAACCGGCAGCAGTCCCCATGGGAGAGGACATCACTTTTTCGTTTTCCATATCAACAGAGGAGGCGGCAAAGGTAAGGCTGGAATATGCTGTTGATTATATGAAAGCCAACGGAAAAAGAAGCAGTAAGGTATTTCAGATTTCTGAAATAACGCTGGGCCGGAATGAAAAGAAGAGCTGCACAAAAAAGCATTCTTTCGCGGAGATGACGACAAGGAAGCACTATCCTGGCGTACATACGATAACGCTTATAGTCAACGGGGCCAAGCGGGAGCGGCAGGACTTTGAGCTGACAGCGGGACCGGGACGGACTCGATAA
- a CDS encoding PTS sugar transporter subunit IIC/EAL domain-containing protein — protein MESRSSSIMSRFRNSISAQSIRNGLTMAIPFLIMGSFSLLLRNFPSDAYQAFLVHFLGGAAAELLETLYTVSLGSLALVLSITISLSYGLQAKTDTFILYPVVAVCSYLAFCGGMEGHDEYVFKAEWVFTAMCITLLSCVLFRQLLKFGSRLRKLHTTGAEYLFNISIQSLFPAVIIVAGFAVVGYALRTAWGSSNITNFGSYIFLNIFDRLSGNLAGILLYVVVTHVLWFFGIHGTNTLEAVSQKLFEHNISVNQSLLLAGSAPTELFSKTFLDTFVFLGGCGCALSFIIALCIISRKSHNRKIAYVALPSALFNISEIAVFGFPIIFNFTMMIPFILTPVVLTLTSTLAAQAGLVPVVTQSVEWTVPILLSGYKATGSVAGSILQLVNLLIGVLIYIPFIKRSEQKETLAFQKIVRRMEQDMAAGEGSGTLPHFLHHRYPYYSYAKTLAMDLSNAMHRGQLELFYQPQLSSGGNLHGMEALLRWKHPVAGYIAPPVLIALAYEGGFLHELSRYLLNLACRDAVSLEPHIKNDLYLSINISSKQMEENGFFDKSLDIIQSYKLEHVHLVLEITERSAMIISDTLMHDMSRLKDSGISFSLDDFGMGHNSILYLQERIFDEVKLDGKLVSQLPGNERSKDILSGIISMAQSLDLRIVAEFVETEEQRDMLLELGCTIYQGYYYSRPLCYTDLTAFLNSLP, from the coding sequence ATGGAATCGCGCAGCAGCAGTATCATGTCCCGGTTTCGCAATTCAATATCCGCGCAGTCCATCCGCAATGGGCTTACAATGGCCATACCATTTCTCATCATGGGCTCCTTTTCACTCCTTTTGAGAAACTTCCCAAGTGATGCGTACCAGGCATTTCTCGTTCATTTTCTGGGCGGGGCGGCAGCTGAGCTTCTTGAGACGCTTTACACGGTCAGCCTCGGCTCGCTGGCGCTTGTACTGAGTATTACCATCAGCCTGTCCTACGGACTGCAGGCAAAGACAGATACATTCATCTTATATCCCGTCGTGGCTGTCTGTTCCTATCTGGCTTTCTGCGGAGGCATGGAAGGGCATGACGAATATGTATTTAAGGCAGAATGGGTATTTACCGCCATGTGTATCACTCTGCTCTCGTGCGTGCTGTTCCGGCAGCTGCTCAAGTTCGGCAGCCGCCTGCGCAAGCTCCACACAACAGGCGCGGAATATCTGTTTAACATATCGATCCAGAGTCTGTTCCCGGCGGTCATTATCGTGGCCGGTTTCGCCGTGGTCGGCTATGCGCTCCGCACCGCCTGGGGAAGCAGCAATATAACAAACTTTGGCTCTTACATATTTTTGAACATATTTGACCGGCTGAGCGGCAACCTGGCCGGCATTCTGCTCTATGTCGTTGTGACACATGTGCTCTGGTTTTTTGGCATACATGGCACCAACACGCTGGAAGCTGTATCCCAGAAGCTGTTTGAACATAATATCTCGGTCAACCAGTCCCTGCTTCTGGCCGGCAGCGCGCCGACAGAATTATTTTCCAAAACTTTTCTGGACACATTTGTATTCCTGGGCGGATGCGGGTGTGCCCTGAGCTTCATCATAGCTCTTTGTATCATCTCAAGGAAAAGCCACAACCGCAAAATCGCTTATGTAGCCCTGCCTTCCGCCCTGTTTAATATAAGCGAGATCGCCGTGTTCGGCTTTCCCATCATCTTTAACTTTACCATGATGATCCCGTTCATACTGACGCCTGTCGTGCTGACCTTAACAAGTACGCTGGCGGCGCAGGCAGGGCTTGTGCCCGTTGTGACCCAGTCGGTAGAATGGACCGTTCCGATCCTCCTTAGCGGATACAAGGCGACCGGCTCCGTGGCAGGAAGCATCCTTCAGCTTGTCAACCTTTTGATCGGAGTTCTTATCTATATACCGTTTATCAAGCGGAGCGAACAGAAAGAGACGCTGGCATTCCAGAAGATTGTCCGCCGCATGGAACAGGACATGGCGGCCGGAGAAGGAAGCGGCACTCTGCCCCATTTCCTCCATCACAGGTATCCATATTACTCCTATGCCAAGACGCTTGCCATGGACCTGAGCAACGCCATGCACCGCGGCCAGCTGGAACTGTTTTACCAGCCTCAGCTCTCCTCCGGCGGGAACCTGCACGGGATGGAGGCCCTGCTCAGGTGGAAACATCCGGTGGCCGGCTACATCGCCCCGCCGGTGCTCATAGCGCTGGCTTACGAAGGAGGTTTTCTCCATGAGCTGAGCCGTTATCTTCTGAATCTGGCGTGCCGCGACGCTGTGTCGCTGGAGCCGCATATAAAAAATGACCTGTATCTGTCTATTAACATTTCATCCAAGCAGATGGAGGAAAACGGTTTCTTCGACAAATCGCTCGACATCATACAGAGTTATAAACTGGAACATGTTCACCTTGTGCTGGAAATAACGGAACGTTCCGCAATGATCATATCTGACACACTGATGCATGATATGAGCCGCCTGAAAGACAGCGGGATCAGTTTCAGCCTGGATGACTTTGGCATGGGGCATAATTCTATCCTGTATCTGCAGGAGCGGATCTTTGACGAGGTAAAGCTGGACGGAAAGCTTGTATCCCAGCTCCCGGGCAACGAGCGTTCCAAAGACATACTATCCGGCATCATCTCGATGGCACAAAGTCTGGATCTGCGCATCGTAGCAGAATTCGTAGAGACAGAAGAACAAAGGGATATGCTTCTGGAACTCGGCTGCACTATCTACCAGGGCTACTATTACAGCCGACCGCTCTGCTATACAGATCTGACTGCGTTCCTGAACAGCCTGCCTTAA
- a CDS encoding diguanylate cyclase — protein sequence MRSIQTKFIILILSCIFICSAVIGGAGIINAEKAVDKDTAQLMNLRCSELAGDMDAMLSRIEQSVKTLVVFTDEQLESVERLKNDEAYLEEYTKRLESVAVNAANNTEGAVAVYVRFNPDLTPPTSGLFWSKTDLNGTFQQLVPTDFSKYSPTDTEHVGWYYIPLKNGKASWLAPYSNENINVQMISYVVPIYRGNETVGVVGMDIDFNIIKDTINDVQIYDSGYAFLTDDKGNVMCHNTYPFGIPMSSVDESLIPLTAELENGTSGNSLYTYTNEGVEKKMAFRTLNNGMRLALTAPLSEIDKSKNELILQIAIALLIIAPLSVLVTVAITRRMIKPLRELNTAAKKIAEGDLSISLTQQTKDEVGTLSDSFQQTVDHLQKYINYINSLAYRDALTGVKNKAAYQEAERRLEELMRQGCPEFAIVVLDINDLKYVNDCFGHDFGDMLIMDSCKLICKSFPHSPVYRVGGDEFAVILEGTDYKNYVELLERFQTAVDEYNMHNDSDSRLSIARGIAIYNSDIDLVFSNVFKRADDAMYQNKKDMKDRMRQDV from the coding sequence ATGAGATCCATACAGACAAAATTCATTATACTGATCTTAAGCTGTATATTTATATGCTCCGCAGTCATTGGGGGAGCCGGTATTATTAACGCAGAGAAAGCTGTGGATAAGGATACTGCCCAGCTGATGAATCTGCGCTGCAGCGAACTGGCGGGGGATATGGATGCCATGCTCTCCCGTATTGAACAATCGGTCAAGACACTGGTAGTATTTACGGATGAACAGTTGGAAAGCGTCGAGCGTCTTAAGAATGATGAAGCCTATCTTGAGGAATACACAAAACGGTTGGAATCTGTAGCGGTAAACGCGGCAAATAACACGGAAGGGGCTGTAGCGGTATACGTCCGTTTCAATCCGGATCTTACCCCGCCTACTTCGGGTCTGTTCTGGAGTAAGACGGATCTAAACGGCACTTTCCAGCAGTTGGTTCCCACTGATTTCTCAAAATACAGTCCCACGGATACAGAGCATGTAGGCTGGTATTATATTCCGTTAAAGAACGGGAAAGCCAGCTGGCTTGCGCCCTATTCCAATGAGAATATCAATGTGCAGATGATTTCTTACGTCGTTCCTATCTATAGAGGGAATGAAACGGTAGGTGTTGTGGGCATGGATATTGATTTCAATATTATAAAAGATACGATCAATGATGTTCAGATTTATGACAGCGGTTATGCATTTTTGACGGATGATAAAGGAAATGTCATGTGCCATAACACCTATCCTTTTGGAATCCCCATGAGCAGTGTGGATGAAAGTCTCATCCCGCTTACCGCAGAACTGGAAAACGGCACGAGCGGAAACAGTCTTTACACCTACACGAATGAAGGAGTGGAGAAAAAGATGGCCTTCCGCACTCTTAATAATGGGATGCGGCTGGCTCTGACCGCGCCTCTGTCTGAGATTGACAAAAGCAAAAACGAGCTTATTCTGCAGATCGCTATTGCCTTATTGATCATTGCGCCGCTTTCGGTCCTTGTGACGGTGGCAATTACGAGACGGATGATAAAACCGCTCAGAGAATTGAATACGGCGGCAAAAAAGATTGCCGAGGGAGACTTGAGCATCTCCCTGACACAGCAGACGAAGGATGAAGTGGGGACGCTCTCAGACAGTTTCCAGCAGACAGTAGACCATCTGCAGAAATATATCAATTATATCAACAGCCTGGCTTACCGCGACGCGTTGACAGGCGTAAAGAACAAGGCGGCTTACCAGGAAGCAGAAAGACGTCTGGAGGAACTGATGAGACAGGGATGCCCGGAATTTGCCATTGTGGTGCTGGACATTAACGACCTTAAGTACGTCAACGACTGTTTTGGACATGATTTTGGAGACATGCTGATCATGGATTCCTGCAAGCTGATCTGTAAAAGTTTTCCACACAGTCCCGTCTACCGGGTGGGCGGAGATGAATTTGCGGTAATCTTAGAGGGCACGGACTATAAAAATTATGTGGAATTGCTGGAGAGATTCCAGACGGCGGTGGATGAGTACAATATGCATAACGATTCCGACAGCCGCCTTTCCATTGCAAGAGGGATTGCCATATATAACAGTGATATAGACCTCGTATTTTCCAATGTGTTTAAGCGGGCAGATGATGCGATGTACCAGAATAAAAAAGATATGAAAGACAGGATGAGGCAGGACGTATAA
- a CDS encoding SpaA isopeptide-forming pilin-related protein, with the protein MAQVSSQAELRTALEALDSFIQVTADFSISAQINIQYAVTIESYAGGSPAVLTKDNSYSSYMFRITDGGSLTVRNIILDGNGAAHPQADEANRSLIYVTGGTLKLLSGSILRNNNSYLEGGGVYVNSNSSYYNAFLMTDDARITGCASRTKGGGIMIASGNQGDSYSIAGAAFIGGNTASDGGGVYVRSYAQGTGGTLTIAEQVQITDNTASGTGGGLNFSGYRNGGSAAATLTLTGSAAVSLNKAVNGAGVYFYSANDGDRFTLSGNAAVTQNTASQNGGGCYMTAQGAGVQFIMTSASLTDNTAGTGGGLYLLTDSGGSVSVTQGLISGNHAAGGASGTGGGMWIRNQSPDAGLLTSFTNITMSRNEAEAHGGGMALYAGGSPFSFEVAGGTVSENQSAKDGGGLLLSNSGNGSLTLRQTALTGNTAGGSGGGMYHAVTSGDSSSSLTMTEASIENNTAGAEGGGLRLTSGSGILSAVLTDCTVSSNTARGNSGGGIWNGGSNASLTLDGSTSVTDNSTEEGNGGGIYFNSEEGSMLLTGSVKITNNHADAAQSDFGSHGGGICLVPGRLTIQDSTEIALNSARLYGGAVSAAEDSQVTVEGGTIHDNTSSEYGGGIWIHGGSAVTLSGGSLNNNKAPYGGGIYNDSYLYAEGLRNISDGVYIENRTAVVRLNAPLAADSVIQLENSGYLSPNTDGTPIVVGEATDGYPLLSQTDAKAFQKPVRGFDGWEIRRSSDRTQILLAPSDYRIQYENLLGAANPNPGSYNSTSPDIHLLPPGSLPGSRFTGWYDAPDGGNSVTVIPHGSTGDRILYARWEAAGEDHTVTFKGGGSCCSRACGIPAPLTVRAGQSTLLPDAVPTRRGYCFCFWNTSPSGQGGSYLPGELLPPLSTDLCLYAIWKKRRFCCPCPPPLTASSFAARKLDAVSGSPLSGAWFALSQNGSVLLNSISDSLGRITFSGLRPGSYELSETMAPSGYKPDTAVHQVTVSEEGTVTVDGQPADGFPLYNTPSAEAHLTFTKADTSTGQPLEGAGYTLSNGISALSDLDGTVDLGMLAPGTYTLTETKAPDGYILDSTVHTVNVTNDGHITVNGNDLTQFRPENTRMRSPKPVINTVMEGDAIVTGTGVPGAAVTVTFPDGSEAAAAVDAGGQWFIIVPSSASLLANQTVNARQTVPGMYPSDTVSVLVLSRV; encoded by the coding sequence ATGGCACAGGTTTCCAGCCAGGCAGAGCTTCGGACAGCTCTTGAAGCTCTGGATTCATTCATACAGGTAACGGCTGATTTCTCTATCTCCGCCCAGATCAATATACAGTACGCCGTTACCATCGAAAGTTATGCCGGCGGCAGTCCGGCGGTACTGACAAAAGACAATTCCTATTCTTCCTATATGTTTCGTATAACAGACGGCGGCTCGCTGACTGTGAGAAATATCATACTCGACGGGAACGGCGCGGCTCATCCGCAGGCAGATGAAGCTAACCGGTCCCTTATCTATGTTACCGGAGGTACTCTCAAGCTGCTGAGCGGTTCCATCCTACGGAATAATAACTCCTACCTGGAGGGCGGGGGCGTCTATGTAAACAGTAATTCCTCTTACTACAACGCCTTCCTCATGACAGATGATGCCCGTATAACCGGCTGCGCCTCCCGCACAAAAGGCGGCGGCATCATGATAGCTTCCGGAAATCAGGGCGACTCCTATTCCATCGCAGGAGCTGCCTTTATCGGCGGCAATACAGCATCTGACGGCGGCGGCGTCTACGTCCGCTCATACGCGCAGGGAACAGGCGGCACGCTCACGATCGCAGAGCAGGTACAGATCACAGATAATACGGCCTCCGGCACAGGCGGCGGACTTAACTTTTCAGGATACCGCAACGGAGGCAGCGCCGCCGCCACGCTCACCCTCACGGGAAGCGCGGCAGTCTCTCTGAACAAAGCGGTCAACGGCGCGGGTGTCTACTTCTATTCCGCCAACGACGGTGACCGTTTCACCCTGTCTGGTAATGCCGCAGTCACACAAAATACAGCTTCTCAAAACGGCGGAGGATGCTATATGACTGCACAGGGCGCGGGCGTACAGTTTATCATGACTTCCGCCTCGCTCACCGACAATACGGCCGGCACGGGCGGCGGTCTCTACCTGCTCACAGATTCCGGCGGCTCTGTAAGCGTCACCCAGGGGCTCATCTCCGGAAACCACGCGGCAGGAGGGGCATCCGGCACCGGAGGAGGCATGTGGATCAGAAATCAGTCACCAGACGCAGGTCTGCTCACATCCTTCACCAACATCACTATGAGCCGGAACGAGGCAGAAGCCCACGGCGGTGGTATGGCATTATACGCAGGCGGCAGCCCGTTCTCATTTGAGGTTGCTGGCGGTACTGTATCAGAAAACCAGTCTGCAAAAGACGGCGGCGGGCTTCTTCTCAGCAATTCCGGAAACGGCTCCCTTACTCTGCGGCAGACGGCTCTGACCGGCAATACTGCCGGGGGCTCAGGAGGCGGTATGTACCACGCAGTCACATCCGGTGACAGTTCCTCTTCTCTCACCATGACAGAGGCTTCTATAGAAAACAACACAGCCGGCGCAGAAGGGGGCGGACTCCGTCTCACTTCCGGAAGCGGAATACTCTCTGCCGTACTGACCGACTGTACTGTCAGCTCCAACACGGCACGCGGCAACAGCGGCGGCGGCATATGGAACGGCGGTTCCAATGCTTCTCTTACGCTGGATGGGTCTACGTCCGTCACGGACAACTCGACAGAGGAAGGCAACGGCGGAGGCATCTATTTCAACAGCGAAGAAGGTTCTATGCTCCTTACCGGCAGCGTAAAGATCACGAACAACCACGCCGATGCCGCTCAAAGTGATTTTGGCAGCCACGGCGGCGGCATCTGTCTCGTTCCCGGCAGGCTTACGATACAGGACAGTACCGAGATCGCCCTCAACAGTGCACGTCTCTACGGCGGCGCCGTCAGCGCGGCTGAAGACTCACAGGTCACGGTGGAAGGCGGCACGATCCATGACAACACATCCTCCGAATACGGCGGCGGTATATGGATACACGGGGGCAGCGCGGTCACTTTAAGCGGCGGCAGCCTGAATAACAACAAGGCTCCGTACGGAGGCGGCATCTACAATGACTCCTACCTGTACGCAGAAGGCCTCCGCAACATTTCAGATGGCGTATATATCGAAAACAGGACGGCTGTCGTCCGGCTTAATGCCCCACTGGCTGCCGACTCCGTCATACAGCTTGAAAACTCCGGCTATCTCTCTCCAAATACAGACGGCACGCCGATCGTCGTCGGAGAAGCGACAGATGGTTATCCCCTCCTCTCACAGACAGATGCAAAAGCTTTCCAAAAGCCGGTCCGGGGATTTGACGGCTGGGAGATCAGACGGAGCAGCGACCGCACTCAGATATTACTCGCGCCGTCCGACTACCGGATCCAATACGAAAATCTTCTGGGAGCCGCCAATCCAAACCCGGGTTCCTACAACTCAACCTCACCGGATATCCACCTTCTGCCTCCGGGCAGTCTCCCGGGCAGCCGCTTCACAGGATGGTATGACGCGCCGGACGGCGGGAACAGCGTTACGGTCATCCCCCACGGAAGCACCGGCGACAGAATTCTGTATGCCAGATGGGAGGCCGCGGGTGAAGACCACACGGTCACATTCAAAGGCGGCGGCAGCTGTTGTTCCAGGGCATGCGGTATTCCGGCTCCACTGACCGTCCGTGCCGGCCAGAGTACGCTGCTTCCGGATGCCGTGCCGACAAGGAGAGGATACTGCTTCTGCTTCTGGAATACAAGTCCGTCCGGACAGGGCGGGTCTTATCTGCCCGGGGAACTTCTTCCCCCGCTCAGTACCGACCTGTGTCTCTATGCCATATGGAAAAAACGCAGGTTCTGCTGCCCGTGCCCGCCTCCGCTGACGGCCTCCTCCTTTGCCGCGCGGAAGCTGGATGCCGTCTCAGGCTCTCCGCTGTCAGGCGCATGGTTCGCCCTGTCACAGAACGGCAGCGTCCTTTTGAACAGTATTTCCGATTCTCTAGGCAGGATCACGTTCTCAGGTCTCAGGCCCGGCAGCTATGAACTGTCCGAGACAATGGCGCCTTCCGGCTATAAGCCCGATACTGCAGTGCATCAGGTTACCGTAAGCGAAGAGGGAACGGTGACTGTGGACGGACAGCCGGCAGACGGCTTTCCTCTGTATAACACCCCTTCCGCAGAGGCACATCTTACGTTTACCAAGGCAGACACCTCCACCGGGCAGCCGCTTGAAGGGGCCGGGTACACGCTGTCCAACGGCATCTCCGCCCTCTCGGATCTTGACGGCACCGTAGACCTTGGCATGCTCGCCCCCGGAACGTACACCCTCACCGAGACAAAGGCGCCGGACGGTTATATCCTCGATTCCACTGTCCACACCGTGAACGTCACCAACGACGGGCATATCACAGTAAACGGAAATGATCTGACACAATTCCGGCCGGAAAACACACGCATGCGCAGTCCGAAGCCGGTCATCAATACCGTCATGGAGGGAGATGCCATAGTAACAGGCACCGGCGTCCCCGGAGCCGCTGTCACCGTCACCTTCCCCGACGGGTCCGAGGCAGCGGCTGCAGTGGATGCCGGCGGTCAATGGTTTATCATTGTGCCGTCCTCAGCTTCACTCCTGGCAAACCAGACTGTGAATGCCAGACAGACCGTACCCGGCATGTACCCAAGCGATACCGTTTCTGTCCTTGTCCTGTCCCGTGTCTGA
- a CDS encoding DUF3788 domain-containing protein, translated as MKWHQLYDAGREPDMKQIGEYVGSGLWEELCVHLEEEYKTSPKVEYSGCSMQPGWNVKYKKGGRALCTLYPAEGYFTCMVSIGNREAAEAELLLTACTPYVKDLYERTGGYNGSRWLMIDVTEPEILDDTINLIGTRAPKKSAAK; from the coding sequence ATGAAATGGCACCAGCTATATGACGCCGGCAGAGAGCCGGATATGAAGCAGATAGGAGAGTATGTCGGAAGCGGACTTTGGGAGGAACTGTGCGTACATCTGGAGGAGGAGTACAAGACGTCACCGAAGGTCGAATACAGCGGCTGTTCCATGCAGCCGGGATGGAACGTAAAGTATAAGAAAGGGGGAAGGGCGCTCTGCACGCTGTACCCGGCAGAAGGGTATTTTACCTGCATGGTGAGTATCGGCAACAGAGAAGCCGCGGAAGCAGAACTGCTGCTGACGGCCTGTACACCTTATGTTAAAGATTTATATGAAAGGACAGGCGGATACAATGGAAGCCGGTGGCTGATGATCGATGTCACGGAGCCTGAGATACTGGATGATACGATTAATCTCATCGGCACACGCGCGCCGAAAAAAAGCGCGGCAAAGTGA
- a CDS encoding response regulator: MNIIVADDEKLAMEYMLSLLRKLEPESQITGFTEAEEVFEYIRASQVDIAFLDIEMGGYNGIELAHKCKDIAPLLNIIFVTGYAEYMTDAFRLHASGYLMKPVRTEDLKAELDNLRHPPQNISKRGIRIQTFGFFEVFVDSVPLKFRRTKCKECLAYLTDRRGARVTYGELAAVLWEDRACNQAVQNNTQKVVSDLVKTLREAGLEELVIRSRRDIAINTALVDCDYYDVLNGDRERLRTFMGEYMSNYSWAEFKVGELIKLKEEVIHTTPSGRGNG; this comes from the coding sequence TTGAATATTATCGTGGCAGATGATGAAAAATTAGCGATGGAATATATGCTGTCCCTTTTGAGAAAACTGGAGCCGGAGTCGCAGATCACCGGATTTACAGAGGCAGAGGAGGTCTTTGAATATATTCGCGCAAGCCAGGTGGATATTGCGTTTCTGGATATTGAAATGGGCGGATATAACGGAATAGAGCTTGCCCATAAATGTAAAGACATTGCTCCGTTATTGAATATTATATTTGTGACAGGTTATGCGGAGTATATGACGGATGCCTTCCGCCTTCATGCCAGCGGATATCTGATGAAGCCGGTGCGCACAGAGGATCTTAAAGCAGAACTCGATAATTTAAGACACCCGCCTCAGAATATTTCAAAACGAGGAATCCGCATACAGACATTCGGATTCTTTGAGGTGTTTGTAGATTCCGTACCCCTTAAGTTCAGAAGGACGAAGTGCAAGGAATGTCTGGCCTACCTGACTGACCGCCGGGGAGCCCGGGTTACTTATGGAGAACTTGCGGCGGTTTTGTGGGAGGACCGTGCCTGCAACCAGGCGGTGCAGAACAATACGCAGAAAGTAGTGTCTGATCTGGTGAAAACACTGCGGGAGGCCGGTCTGGAGGAGCTTGTTATCAGAAGCAGACGGGACATCGCCATAAATACTGCTCTTGTGGACTGTGATTATTATGATGTGCTTAATGGAGACAGAGAGCGGCTGCGTACATTTATGGGTGAATATATGTCTAACTACAGCTGGGCCGAGTTCAAAGTAGGAGAGTTGATCAAACTGAAAGAGGAAGTGATACATACAACGCCGTCCGGGAGGGGGAATGGGTGA
- a CDS encoding DUF3795 domain-containing protein, with amino-acid sequence MAKYMSCCGTVCSDCEYYPDSCGGCEEIEGKVFWLEYTGEEICSIYDCCMNGKRYVHCGQCEELPCRRYDGEDPTKSAEENRADHLRQVEALRRRNEGERR; translated from the coding sequence ATGGCGAAATATATGAGCTGCTGCGGGACAGTATGTTCCGATTGTGAATATTATCCGGACAGCTGCGGGGGCTGCGAGGAGATAGAGGGAAAGGTATTCTGGCTTGAATACACCGGGGAAGAGATATGCAGTATCTATGACTGCTGTATGAACGGGAAGAGATACGTTCACTGCGGACAGTGTGAAGAACTGCCGTGCCGCAGATATGACGGGGAAGACCCGACAAAGTCAGCGGAGGAAAACAGGGCCGATCATCTCAGGCAGGTTGAAGCATTGAGACGGAGGAATGAGGGGGAGAGACGCTGA